Below is a window of Stigmatopora nigra isolate UIUO_SnigA chromosome 3, RoL_Snig_1.1, whole genome shotgun sequence DNA.
tcctaaataatatttcaattgcatgcatttattattgattattttttatgtgacgcagctgtagctgcagtagaggttttatcgccataaaattgtttttgctAAAGGCGTCACAAGGAATTGCACAGACTGCCACTGGTATTTGGCCTGACCGGACAATTCGCCGAAAAaggtttcgccgacggacgtctggcTGAGGGACAGTTCACCgagggggcgtttggccgaacGGAGAGTTAGCCAAACCGAGAGTTAGCCGAACGGATAGTCAGCCGACGAACGTTGCGTCGACGCGCTAGCCCcaccccggtcgtgtgtgtgtgtacatgtttttaaacCTCGGCCCGCAGGCCATTATGGCCCATACAGATAAcatcattcatttagaatactaagggcatttattcacggccaaacacacgcagaacagtacgtgacagaagaaaaaaatagttataacagtaaataCTGTAATGGAATTGTAAATCCAGGAATCCTATTCCAGTACGTGacggatgaaaaaaaagtagttataacagtataCACCAGCataaaaaacattgagattaatctttgaattaagattctcagcaaatcattttgaatatagatttcctaaaataatggggaattatttaaaattaaaatattgttcttattggcacacatcactagTGTGTGTTCCATGGCATGGACAGGTATTGTTCTCCaagacatatttctaaatacaagaaCGCAGTACAATGTGCTGGCCGTCCTTTTTATTCAATATCcttatattaatccaagttactTTAAATTCGTTTGTtcggttacgagtgcgttgtcgTGGAAAGCTGGAGAGAAACTTCCTCATACCTCTTTGTGTATATGTGGTTATCATGTAAGATTtgtatttgatttgatggacacataccgtattttcacacttaTAAAATGCACCACCCCTCTTTTAGTCGAGAAATTTCCTCATCTTTGGCACTAACCTTTATTTGAGAGATCTCCTTTTCATGTACCATTTGCTGGACACTTTCACTCATGCTGGTGGACTGCTGCTCCAAATGAACTTTGAGCTCCTTCTGGGCTTCCCAAATTTGATGATGTTGCCTCTCCATCTCTTCCTTTTCTGCAAGATGTTTTCTAATATCTTCAGCTAAGCACATATTCTCATTATTGGCAGCAGTGAGAGACCTTTGGTGCTCTATATTTGACAAACTAATTTCTTCACTAAGCTTCTTATTTTGCAATTCCAGTTTCTGTATTTCAGAAAGGTGAGATGTTTGTGTGGCACTGTATTGATTGTTAATTGCATGTAGAGCCACTTCTTTTTGCTTGAGGTTCTCTCTTAATGCATTCATTTGTGCCATAGTTTGAAGATGTTCAGCTTTTAGTTTTTCGATTTCAATTGTCAAAAGAGACACACTTGCTTTATGAGAGGCACATGCTTCATCCTTTTCTTTGGATGTCTTAAAATGTAGGTTCTGTGCATTTTCTAGCTGATGTTGGATTAAAGACAGATCACGTCTCAAATTTTCTACAACATCATTGGCTGTGTCATGTTCATCCGATAGAGTCTTAAGGATCAACACTTCATCATTCTTTTGAGACAGCTGTTTTCTCATTTCCCGGGAATCCTCCAAATTGGATGCATATTTTTCCTGCAGGTTAATGAAGGCCCTTTGTATTTCTTCAGCTGATTTTTTGTGGTGTAATGCGTCAGCAGAGAGCATTTGCATTTGGCTCTGCAGCTTTGTCACTAACACGGTGCTTTCCATGAAATTAGTTTTCAAAAGCAACAACTCATCAGCTGTTCTCTGTAAATCTTGAAGGGATTGTGATTGTTCTAaaagattattttctttttcttgcagttcttttttcaaattgtcagCTTCTACTGACTGAATTTGGAGAGTATTTTTAATCTTAGAAGCATGTTCTTCCAGGTGTGAAATGTGGTCTTTTAACATCTCACACTCTTTTTCCTTGTCTTGAAGATTATAATCCAAATGTTCATTAACTAATGATATGTTTCTTTGATTTTCAAGATTACACTGCTCCTTTCTCTGCAACTCATCTTTTAATGTGGATGACTCTGAGGTAAGACTTTGGACTTGATCTCTGAGTAGGCATACAGAATCTTCAAGTTCTGTATATTGAAGCCTAAAACTACACATTTCATTATCTTTCAGTTTAATCTGCTCTTCCTGTTCAGAAACCCTTCTATCAAGTTGTTTCAGggagtcatcttttttttggaTGGTTACAAGAAGATGCTTGTTTTCAGACTGTGCAGTCTTTAGTTGCAGCTTTCCATTATTAAGGGCTGTTTTTAGACATTTAAGTTCTTTGTCTACTTCAGAAAGCTCGACCAAAGATTTCTCAAgatcatattttaattttatattctCATCGGTCTTTACTTGAATGGCATCTTTTAATTCCATTAACTCGGCTTTCATTTCCTCCTTCTCTTGGATAAGCTGACAATTTTCCAACCTGAGCATATCTATGGAACCCTTtgagttgattattttaatatCCATCTCCACTAAGTTTTCTTTTATGGCTACAATCTGACTCTCAAGTTTAATTATGGATTCACTACGTTGATTTAGTTCTTCTTTTTGGAATttacaattaattattatatcttTTAAAATGTGCTCCTTTTCTTCTAATTGTTGCTTTGTTATCAGGTATTCTCGCCGGGATGAGTCAACCTCACATTGCAACTCCGAGATCAGGTCTTTCTGCAAACTGATTTCATTCTGATGACCAATGCATTCAACTGATTTCTGCTGAACCATGGTGTCCTTCTCAATTAGTCCTGTTTTTAAGACACATTCCTGCTCTTGAAGCATAGAtattgtgtcctgcaattcctCTTGCTGCATCCGGTGGgcatcaatgagagaatgcttTTCAAACAAGATTTCTTCTTTCTCAACCAATGAGTGGTTAAGCTGATTCATTTGACTGTTTAGATCATGAATTTGCTCTTGCAATTTTTGAATATATTCACTTTTTTCGTTCAGTGTTGCAACAAGCGTACcacattcatttgttttgtcaagcaaattttgttcatttgacaTTTCCTTTTCATGCAGGACCGTCTTTACATTACGTAGTGAATCAATAagatcattttttatgtttaaaagtTCACCAATTATCTTTTTATCATTTGATATTTGTACTTCTAATTCACATTTCTGTACTTTGAGTAGActaatttcagtgtttaattcAGAGGCCAATGAAATGTTCTGCGCCAATTCATTTTGTAGCTGTCTAGTGTCATCTGCGAGACAAGTTACTTTTATGTTGAGACTGGAGTTCTGCTCAACAGTGACTTTGAGTTCTTTTTCAAGCAAGGAAAGACTGAGTATTTTGTTATCAAGCtcattttcttgtgtttttaaaaCTCTTTGaaggttttgatttttttctgccattatATCCATTTCAGTTTTAAGTATTCCCAACTCTGTTTCCTTAGAGTTTGCTTCTGATTTGAATTTTCTGGATTCCTGTtccaattcatttatttcattttttagagCTTTCACAGTCACATTTACATCATCAAGGTTGTCTTTGAGAGTTTGGCACTGCTGTGCCATATTTTTTGTCtcagtttctttttctttgagaTCCTTGCAAAGTTGAGAGTGTTCTGAATTAAGTGACTCAACTTCCACTTGAAGCTTCGATACAGTGTTCTTTTGCAATAAAGTTTGGTTAAGCAAACTTTGACATTCTTGCTGTTTTTCCTTCAAAGCTGCATCCTTCTCCAATAACCCAGACTTTAGACTTAATTCCTGCTCTTGAAAAAGAGAGATAGTTGCTTTGAGTTGTTTTTGCTCAACATTTCGATTCTCTAATTTTACTTCAATATCACAGAtaatctgctgttttttttctatgataAGGTGCAATTCATCCACTTTACAAATGTATCCCTGTACTTGTGCTTGGAGTTGTGTGTTTGCGTCGTCCTTCTCTCTGATTAATTGGTTGAGATTACTGCACTCATTTGTTTTTGCCAGAACAACCTCATTGTGTGAGATAATTTTTTGCTccagatttttctttaaatcatttGTCAGTAAAATTAAATcatccttatttttttcaagttcacGAATAATAATGTGGTTTTGTGAATGTTGTGATTCTAATATTGCTAATGTGGCATGCAAAGAATCTCTTTCGGCTTTCACTTTCAAATTTTTCTTTACGCTCTCAGATACTTGTAGTTCAAGTCGTTTGTTTTCTTGCATTAAATTTTCCATTTCCCTCTTTAAACTGTTGTTAAGTTGAAGATTAGATGTAACACTTTCACTTAGTTGCCTTTCATTCAAGTTCTGTTGCTCAAGATTTGCAGTAGCCTCTATAAGTTTTTCTTGCAATTGCTTTTTTTCAGAACCCATACGGTTTAAGTGATCATTCATTTTtgagatattttcttttttctcatcAAGTTCTTTGCACAGCTTTTGATTTTCCAAAACCACAATCTGCAATTCAACACTACAACTCTGTCTCTCATCCACTGCCTGTTTCTCACTTGCCTTCAGCTGATTTTCCAGTGAGGCTATGATTTCCATGCATTGTGCCTTCTCTTTTAGGACATTTTCTTTACTCTCTGCTCGTTTCTTTAATTCTTTAGACATCAATTCTATGTcagaattacatttttccaGCTGAGATAAGAGTTTGTTCTTTTCTTCCTTTAAAGTTTTCAGTTCTTTTTGATATGTTTCTGCATCATTAAaagtaattttctcattgttagTATTTATTTCCTTCAGCTGGAAAATGAGTTTATCGGACTCTTGTTGTCTTTGGGTCAGCTGTTCCTGTAATGAAGAGACAATTCTTTCATATTCAGAAAGTTGAGTACGGAGGCTCAAAATCTGTTTACAAGACTCTTCTTGGAGGTCCTGAATAGTTTTCTTATCCTCTTTGGCCTGTATCATTAGGTGATGATTTTCGACTGATTTAGACTTGATTTCTTCTTTGGTTTTGTCTAACTCCATTTCAATATCCTTCATATTTCTGACAAGCTGACAAGTTTTCTGATCTGCAGTCTGGGAGTCCTTAATGATTTGGGCCTCTCGATCTGCCTTTGTCAATGCATTTTCTACTTGAAttaatttttcttctttgaaaTGAAGCTCTCTTTTGAGAACTGTAACCTGTTCTGCGTACTCCGACATGTTGGCATTGagtgctttttctttttccaacaaAATATCTTTTAGATCATCGATTTCCCGCTCACAACTTTGAAGATCATGAATGAGTTGGGCCCTTTCTTCCTGGtgtgttttgtttagtttgtcTAATTCCTCATTTGTTTGATCAAGTTCAGTTTGTAATGTGCATATGAAGTCCTCTTGCTTCTGAGTCTGGACATAATCAAACGACAAAAAGGGATAATGTTACATAGGACATTTCCCAGCATTATATAAATTTGAATAGATGAAAGTGCACCTTTTCTCTCAGCCCACTTAGTCGCTGCGTGAGGTCTAAGACTTCCGCTTTTAACTCAGAGATGCGCCTCTCTAAGATATGGCTTTTCTTGGAAACACTCTCAAGCTGAGTATAAGAAATTGGATAATTAGTTCATCCAATATCCAAACAAGACACTGATTAAAGATAAAGATGGGCATACACTGTAAGACGTGTTAGTTCAATAACACTTTGACTGCCAAATCACAGGGCCATTTTTAAGGAAATATTTTAGAGCAAGTACCTCTGCATTTTAGGCCTCGTTCCTCTCTCGCACTCCACTCTCTTTCCCGCGGTCTATCTCCCGCACTCTCTCCCACGCTATTTCACGGGGGGAATTATAACCGTGTGaataatttcacacaaaaatcacA
It encodes the following:
- the LOC144193840 gene encoding uncharacterized protein LOC144193840 isoform X1 yields the protein MLKWFSNEEGQSGSGGPDSPHAGSRSAEVEAAEMADRLVQTDQLVTQLKELIREKDTTLCLKNEQLKMEKEACESKLSKLRLQNKAKVTSLTSQLEELKKHIGGQGTPRQGRKSPSEGVEHATRGKIVLLKKKIEELEQHLTQKQKEIENKMTEVEAQRQRGQELDAMLAEKDRKLAEKEAYIVHLQTAMVGDQSIASTKQKVDRDHTAMQELQQLVQNLTQKVGKDEERYSLLKEQTDSLKEHLDTEQDQYRQKESMYKQNIQTFKDIILQKDGQLTEINQRHEQELFKLAAKSDASADLEQLLKALKQKLHEKEEVLLGKTQVIDVLQNEVDGRDKQIKELTERIRRLHVERESIESKMEAEKHVMRAQLRDLLEKQQGEVQRMSEKHQMDLAQTQQDLMSQLDELRRNSVALHSISQEPPKPENASCHVTTFRRIAELEVQAKQKNDEASRSEAKFLKMKAWSKARIRQLEDELKKKQVGSVAPDILVLRSRIAELEVEREEHLWKVEQYDELKANNNVLEAKLLVYKEQERTLQADLDQFTKRAASQVSETGSADDPQSQVLEWQEMVDEAASPSDQAIEEKAAMVLRIRHMEEEREALATRQQELEEELAQAQGLRQQRARNQAVPVQRSLQEDFEFDGKSPFLDYKSTSESTTPMEGESMGGWWPEYSTPGTDGLRTVVEELELERNQLQEQILSLEEQCGDLEDRLQLQARIEILQNESDKLQTQLTSMRSQQSKEMEKHQLLVSSLNIQLKGLSNTQECLESSLIEKENTLAKTAEKLELINGLEESLSEKDIYCREMSDKLLQTEQALESVSKKSHILERRISELKAEVLDLTQRLSGLREKTQKQEDFICTLQTELDQTNEELDKLNKTHQEERAQLIHDLQSCEREIDDLKDILLEKEKALNANMSEYAEQVTVLKRELHFKEEKLIQVENALTKADREAQIIKDSQTADQKTCQLVRNMKDIEMELDKTKEEIKSKSVENHHLMIQAKEDKKTIQDLQEESCKQILSLRTQLSEYERIVSSLQEQLTQRQQESDKLIFQLKEINTNNEKITFNDAETYQKELKTLKEEKNKLLSQLEKCNSDIELMSKELKKRAESKENVLKEKAQCMEIIASLENQLKASEKQAVDERQSCSVELQIVVLENQKLCKELDEKKENISKMNDHLNRMGSEKKQLQEKLIEATANLEQQNLNERQLSESVTSNLQLNNSLKREMENLMQENKRLELQVSESVKKNLKVKAERDSLHATLAILESQHSQNHIIIRELEKNKDDLILLTNDLKKNLEQKIISHNEVVLAKTNECSNLNQLIREKDDANTQLQAQVQGYICKVDELHLIIEKKQQIICDIEVKLENRNVEQKQLKATISLFQEQELSLKSGLLEKDAALKEKQQECQSLLNQTLLQKNTVSKLQVEVESLNSEHSQLCKDLKEKETETKNMAQQCQTLKDNLDDVNVTVKALKNEINELEQESRKFKSEANSKETELGILKTEMDIMAEKNQNLQRVLKTQENELDNKILSLSLLEKELKVTVEQNSSLNIKVTCLADDTRQLQNELAQNISLASELNTEISLLKVQKCELEVQISNDKKIIGELLNIKNDLIDSLRNVKTVLHEKEMSNEQNLLDKTNECGTLVATLNEKSEYIQKLQEQIHDLNSQMNQLNHSLVEKEEILFEKHSLIDAHRMQQEELQDTISMLQEQECVLKTGLIEKDTMVQQKSVECIGHQNEISLQKDLISELQCEVDSSRREYLITKQQLEEKEHILKDIIINCKFQKEELNQRSESIIKLESQIVAIKENLVEMDIKIINSKGSIDMLRLENCQLIQEKEEMKAELMELKDAIQVKTDENIKLKYDLEKSLVELSEVDKELKCLKTALNNGKLQLKTAQSENKHLLVTIQKKDDSLKQLDRRVSEQEEQIKLKDNEMCSFRLQYTELEDSVCLLRDQVQSLTSESSTLKDELQRKEQCNLENQRNISLVNEHLDYNLQDKEKECEMLKDHISHLEEHASKIKNTLQIQSVEADNLKKELQEKENNLLEQSQSLQDLQRTADELLLLKTNFMESTVLVTKLQSQMQMLSADALHHKKSAEEIQRAFINLQEKYASNLEDSREMRKQLSQKNDEVLILKTLSDEHDTANDVVENLRRDLSLIQHQLENAQNLHFKTSKEKDEACASHKASVSLLTIEIEKLKAEHLQTMAQMNALRENLKQKEVALHAINNQYSATQTSHLSEIQKLELQNKKLSEEISLSNIEHQRSLTAANNENMCLAEDIRKHLAEKEEMERQHHQIWEAQKELKVHLEQQSTSMSESVQQMVHEKEISQIKGPVNAEVAPGAPQERNNTVLAQTVEVHNLQERLLELERSLADEQCRRETAEAAFRLAEASTNSISSSLSQDIQRDFTIELESDAEWEAVSLNPNQPLLTRKVRGGMVACKRWFRGRSLYFSRLLTSRSRSRYLFLAYMVIIHVFFLICLTHAF
- the LOC144193840 gene encoding uncharacterized protein LOC144193840 isoform X3 encodes the protein MLKWFSNEEGQSGSGGPDSPHAGSRSAEVEAAEMADRLVQTDQLVTQLKELIREKDTTLCLKNEQLKMEKEACESKLSKLRLQNKAKVTSLTSQLEELKKHIGGQGTPRQGRKSPSEGVEHATRGKIVLLKKKIEELEQHLTQKQKEIENKMTEVEAQRQRGQELDAMLAEKDRKLAEKEAYIVHLQTAMVGDQSIASTKQKVDRDHTAMQELQQLVQNLTQKVGKDEERYSLLKEQTDSLKEHLDTEQDQYRQKESMYKQNIQTFKDIILQKDGQLTEINQRHEQELFKLAAKSDASADLEQLLKALKQKLHEKEEVLLGKTQVIDVLQNEVDGRDKQIKELTERIRRLHVERESIESKMEAEKHVMRAQLRDLLEKQQGEVQRMSEKHQMDLAQTQQDLMSQLDELRRNSVALHSISQEPPKPENASCHVTTFRRIAELEVQAKQKNDEASRSEAKFLKMKAWSKARIRQLEDELKKKQVGSVAPDILVLRSRIAELEVEREEHLWKVEQYDELKANNNVLEAKLLVYKEQERTLQADLDQFTKRAASQVSETGSADDPQSQVLEWQEMVDEAASPSDQAIEEKAAMVLRIRHMEEEREDGLRTVVEELELERNQLQEQILSLEEQCGDLEDRLQLQARIEILQNESDKLQTQLTSMRSQQSKEMEKHQLLVSSLNIQLKGLSNTQECLESSLIEKENTLAKTAEKLELINGLEESLSEKDIYCREMSDKLLQTEQALESVSKKSHILERRISELKAEVLDLTQRLSGLREKTQKQEDFICTLQTELDQTNEELDKLNKTHQEERAQLIHDLQSCEREIDDLKDILLEKEKALNANMSEYAEQVTVLKRELHFKEEKLIQVENALTKADREAQIIKDSQTADQKTCQLVRNMKDIEMELDKTKEEIKSKSVENHHLMIQAKEDKKTIQDLQEESCKQILSLRTQLSEYERIVSSLQEQLTQRQQESDKLIFQLKEINTNNEKITFNDAETYQKELKTLKEEKNKLLSQLEKCNSDIELMSKELKKRAESKENVLKEKAQCMEIIASLENQLKASEKQAVDERQSCSVELQIVVLENQKLCKELDEKKENISKMNDHLNRMGSEKKQLQEKLIEATANLEQQNLNERQLSESVTSNLQLNNSLKREMENLMQENKRLELQVSESVKKNLKVKAERDSLHATLAILESQHSQNHIIIRELEKNKDDLILLTNDLKKNLEQKIISHNEVVLAKTNECSNLNQLIREKDDANTQLQAQVQGYICKVDELHLIIEKKQQIICDIEVKLENRNVEQKQLKATISLFQEQELSLKSGLLEKDAALKEKQQECQSLLNQTLLQKNTVSKLQVEVESLNSEHSQLCKDLKEKETETKNMAQQCQTLKDNLDDVNVTVKALKNEINELEQESRKFKSEANSKETELGILKTEMDIMAEKNQNLQRVLKTQENELDNKILSLSLLEKELKVTVEQNSSLNIKVTCLADDTRQLQNELAQNISLASELNTEISLLKVQKCELEVQISNDKKIIGELLNIKNDLIDSLRNVKTVLHEKEMSNEQNLLDKTNECGTLVATLNEKSEYIQKLQEQIHDLNSQMNQLNHSLVEKEEILFEKHSLIDAHRMQQEELQDTISMLQEQECVLKTGLIEKDTMVQQKSVECIGHQNEISLQKDLISELQCEVDSSRREYLITKQQLEEKEHILKDIIINCKFQKEELNQRSESIIKLESQIVAIKENLVEMDIKIINSKGSIDMLRLENCQLIQEKEEMKAELMELKDAIQVKTDENIKLKYDLEKSLVELSEVDKELKCLKTALNNGKLQLKTAQSENKHLLVTIQKKDDSLKQLDRRVSEQEEQIKLKDNEMCSFRLQYTELEDSVCLLRDQVQSLTSESSTLKDELQRKEQCNLENQRNISLVNEHLDYNLQDKEKECEMLKDHISHLEEHASKIKNTLQIQSVEADNLKKELQEKENNLLEQSQSLQDLQRTADELLLLKTNFMESTVLVTKLQSQMQMLSADALHHKKSAEEIQRAFINLQEKYASNLEDSREMRKQLSQKNDEVLILKTLSDEHDTANDVVENLRRDLSLIQHQLENAQNLHFKTSKEKDEACASHKASVSLLTIEIEKLKAEHLQTMAQMNALRENLKQKEVALHAINNQYSATQTSHLSEIQKLELQNKKLSEEISLSNIEHQRSLTAANNENMCLAEDIRKHLAEKEEMERQHHQIWEAQKELKVHLEQQSTSMSESVQQMVHEKEISQIKGPVNAEVAPGAPQERNNTVLAQTVEVHNLQERLLELERSLADEQCRRETAEAAFRLAEASTNSISSSLSQDIQRDFTIELESDAEWEAVSLNPNQPLLTRKVRGGMVACKRWFRGRSLYFSRLLTSRSRSRYLFLAYMVIIHVFFLICLTHAF
- the LOC144193840 gene encoding uncharacterized protein LOC144193840 isoform X5 — encoded protein: MTEVEAQRQRGQELDAMLAEKDRKLAEKEAYIVHLQTAMVGDQSIASTKQKVDRDHTAMQELQQLVQNLTQKVGKDEERYSLLKEQTDSLKEHLDTEQDQYRQKESMYKQNIQTFKDIILQKDGQLTEINQRHEQELFKLAAKSDASADLEQLLKALKQKLHEKEEVLLGKTQVIDVLQNEVDGRDKQIKELTERIRRLHVERESIESKMEAEKHVMRAQLRDLLEKQQGEVQRMSEKHQMDLAQTQQDLMSQLDELRRNSVALHSISQEPPKPENASCHVTTFRRIAELEVQAKQKNDEASRSEAKFLKMKAWSKARIRQLEDELKKKQVGSVAPDILVLRSRIAELEVEREEHLWKVEQYDELKANNNVLEAKLLVYKEQERTLQADLDQFTKRAASQVSETGSADDPQSQVLEWQEMVDEAASPSDQAIEEKAAMVLRIRHMEEEREALATRQQELEEELAQAQGLRQQRARNQAVPVQRSLQEDFEFDGKSPFLDYKSTSESTTPMEGESMGGWWPEYSTPGTDGLRTVVEELELERNQLQEQILSLEEQCGDLEDRLQLQARIEILQNESDKLQTQLTSMRSQQSKEMEKHQLLVSSLNIQLKGLSNTQECLESSLIEKENTLAKTAEKLELINGLEESLSEKDIYCREMSDKLLQTEQALESVSKKSHILERRISELKAEVLDLTQRLSGLREKTQKQEDFICTLQTELDQTNEELDKLNKTHQEERAQLIHDLQSCEREIDDLKDILLEKEKALNANMSEYAEQVTVLKRELHFKEEKLIQVENALTKADREAQIIKDSQTADQKTCQLVRNMKDIEMELDKTKEEIKSKSVENHHLMIQAKEDKKTIQDLQEESCKQILSLRTQLSEYERIVSSLQEQLTQRQQESDKLIFQLKEINTNNEKITFNDAETYQKELKTLKEEKNKLLSQLEKCNSDIELMSKELKKRAESKENVLKEKAQCMEIIASLENQLKASEKQAVDERQSCSVELQIVVLENQKLCKELDEKKENISKMNDHLNRMGSEKKQLQEKLIEATANLEQQNLNERQLSESVTSNLQLNNSLKREMENLMQENKRLELQVSESVKKNLKVKAERDSLHATLAILESQHSQNHIIIRELEKNKDDLILLTNDLKKNLEQKIISHNEVVLAKTNECSNLNQLIREKDDANTQLQAQVQGYICKVDELHLIIEKKQQIICDIEVKLENRNVEQKQLKATISLFQEQELSLKSGLLEKDAALKEKQQECQSLLNQTLLQKNTVSKLQVEVESLNSEHSQLCKDLKEKETETKNMAQQCQTLKDNLDDVNVTVKALKNEINELEQESRKFKSEANSKETELGILKTEMDIMAEKNQNLQRVLKTQENELDNKILSLSLLEKELKVTVEQNSSLNIKVTCLADDTRQLQNELAQNISLASELNTEISLLKVQKCELEVQISNDKKIIGELLNIKNDLIDSLRNVKTVLHEKEMSNEQNLLDKTNECGTLVATLNEKSEYIQKLQEQIHDLNSQMNQLNHSLVEKEEILFEKHSLIDAHRMQQEELQDTISMLQEQECVLKTGLIEKDTMVQQKSVECIGHQNEISLQKDLISELQCEVDSSRREYLITKQQLEEKEHILKDIIINCKFQKEELNQRSESIIKLESQIVAIKENLVEMDIKIINSKGSIDMLRLENCQLIQEKEEMKAELMELKDAIQVKTDENIKLKYDLEKSLVELSEVDKELKCLKTALNNGKLQLKTAQSENKHLLVTIQKKDDSLKQLDRRVSEQEEQIKLKDNEMCSFRLQYTELEDSVCLLRDQVQSLTSESSTLKDELQRKEQCNLENQRNISLVNEHLDYNLQDKEKECEMLKDHISHLEEHASKIKNTLQIQSVEADNLKKELQEKENNLLEQSQSLQDLQRTADELLLLKTNFMESTVLVTKLQSQMQMLSADALHHKKSAEEIQRAFINLQEKYASNLEDSREMRKQLSQKNDEVLILKTLSDEHDTANDVVENLRRDLSLIQHQLENAQNLHFKTSKEKDEACASHKASVSLLTIEIEKLKAEHLQTMAQMNALRENLKQKEVALHAINNQYSATQTSHLSEIQKLELQNKKLSEEISLSNIEHQRSLTAANNENMCLAEDIRKHLAEKEEMERQHHQIWEAQKELKVHLEQQSTSMSESVQQMVHEKEISQIKGPVNAEVAPGAPQERNNTVLAQTVEVHNLQERLLELERSLADEQCRRETAEAAFRLAEASTNSISSSLSQDIQRDFTIELESDAEWEAVSLNPNQPLLTRKVRGGMVACKRWFRGRSLYFSRLLTSRSRSRYLFLAYMVIIHVFFLICLTHAF